The Halioglobus maricola genome segment CGGCCGCCAGGAGCAGTTGGAAGCTGCGGACAAGGTCAGCTTTGAACAGTACCTGAAAGAATTCTACGCCCAGTACGAACTCGTGTAGGCCCTGTGAACCATCTGGCGCACTTCCACCTGGCGTGGCCGGACGATTCGCTGATTGCAGGCGGTCTCGAGGGCGATTACCTGAAGGGCCCCCTGCCGCAGGCGCTGGACCCAGGACTGCGCAATGGCGTGCATTTACACCGCCTCATTGATGCCTATACAGACAGCCACCCGACACTGGCTGCGCTGCGCGGTGAATTCCCGCCAGAGCTGCGGCGCTACGCCGGGATACTGACCGATCTCGCCTTCGACCACTTCCTGACGCAACACTGGCTCAGGTACACCGACATTGAGCTCAACGATTTCACCCGCCTGACCTATCGCAGCCTGGAAGCGCACACGGCAGCCCTCAGTCCCGGTGCCCAGCGCATGGTTCAGCGCATGGTCAGGTACGACATTCTCGGTGCCTATGGCGACTGGGAAGCTGTACCCGCGAGCGCGCGCCGTGTGGGCGAGCGTTTTCGTCGCGGCAACCCCCTTACCGCGACCGACAGCACGCTGGCCGCCATCCGGCCGCAGATGGAGGCAGCCTTTCTGGACTTTTACCCTGAGCTGCTCGCCTACGCAGACGAGCAGAAAGCCAGCCTTGGCTAATGTCTCAATTCTGTTGACCGTGGCCACAGCCATCAGCCTGTGGCAGACTCTTCGAAGTTACTCACAGGAAAGCTGACATGCCCCAATCCAGCCAGGACCCGGTCGTTCAATTCGAAACGGTGGAGGATATCCTCACTCGATGGCTGAGGGAGCGGCGCGAAGTGCTCGGCAAGTACACAGAGATCGCTGTCGCACTGGACGGCGTCCTCGGCCCTGACGGCGTCACCGAGCGCCAGACAGCCCTCTGCGAGATTCTGGTCGACTACGTTTCAGTGGGCCACTTCGAAGTGTTTCACGAGCTCCTGGCGGAAGCGGAGAGCTTTGATGACGGCAGTATTTCACTGGCGCAGCGCGTCATGCCGGCGATAGCCGACACCACAGAAGTAATCATGGCTTACGATGATAAATATGGGGAAGGGAGCGGCGGAGAGAAAAAGCTAAAGCGCGATCTCTCCGCACTCGGCGAAGCACTTGAGGCGCGCTTCGCCCTGGAAGACCAGCTCATCGCTGGCCTGCACAACAGTCACCGACGCCAGTAAAACCAGCGCCGGTAAGCCGCTTTACTCAGCAGCTGCCTGGCTGGGTACTGAAATCAGTTCCACTTCAAACACCAATGCTGCATTGGGGCCGATCATCTGGCCAGCACCACCGGCGCCGTAACCGAGCTCGGGTGGAATGTACAGCTTGTACTTGGAACCCACAGGCATCAGTTGCAGTGCTTCGGTCCAGCCAGCAATCACCTGGCCTACACCAAAGGTCACAGTCTCGCCACGTTTGTGGGACGAATCGAACTCCGTGCCATCAACCAAGGTACCGGTATAGTGAACTTCGACAGTATCTTCCAGGCTGGGCTTGGGACCTTCTCCTGCTTCAAGCACTTCGTACTGAAGGCCGGACTCGGTAACCACTACGCCTTCACGCGCCTTGTTTTCCTCAAGGAAAGCGACTGCTGCAGCGAGGTTTGCTTCGCCCAGTGACGCCTGCGCAGCTTGCTGCTCAGCCATCATCCGTTCCTGAAACGCCTGCATCTCAGCGGCAATTTCTTCTTCGCTCATACGGCCCGCAGTGCCGCTGATGCCATCGCGGAAACCGGCGACAAAGGCGTCGACATCCAGCGGCATGGCGTCCATAGACATACGCTTGCCGAGGCCATAGGCCATGCCGTAGCTCAGGCGTTGCTCGGTGCCCTCGAGGGCTACTTCTGCTGCAGGTGCAGCGGCGGCCGCACTGTCTGTGTCGGCAGATTGTTGGTTACACGCTTGCAAGGTGACAGCGCCAACCAGTGCAAGAGGCAGTGCATACTTCTTCATAGACTCATTCCATTAATTGTTGAAACAACCGCGATCGCGATGGCGCAACAGTGTACTACCCGCCCTCAGCTTGTGCCAGCCCCGGCGGGCTGGCGAGTAAGCGGGCACCAAGCCCGCAGGGTTTCAGACACGCTAACTCTAGCGACGCTGGCGGAAAGGTACTAGTTCCGGGCAGTAGCGGCCTGTCGCAGCGCCTGAAGAGTGGCGATTTCCTCAGCTGTGAGAGAGGGATTGTTTTCGCAACGCGGGTCAGTCTTCTGTAACAGCACCAGCATGTCCCGGGTTAAGGGTATCGGATCGCAACCATGACCGGTTTCACAAATCATATCCCACCTGGCTTCAGCCTTCGCATGGCAGTCCAGACAGTTCCCCCCAAAACGGTTCACGACATCAGCGAAACCGCGCTTGCGGATCGCGGTGCCTTCAGGGGAGACATCCAGTTCAAAGAACTCCCAATCGTTGGTTGCGGGGCTCGCGCCGGCGGAAAGTTTAACCATGGCCTCACCGGGAACCAACTGGACCAGCGAGCCCTCAGGGTAAACTGCACCATCAGGTGCGCTGGCGGCTGCCAAGGTAGCCTTGAGATCACCAGAGAGGTTATCGACGTAGAAGCCTCGGACCGGCGTCATGTCACGAATACAATAGAATGCTTCGCTGTCGATCTCGTTTGTCGCTGACGGGTCAGCGGCCAGCTGCGAGCTTCCAACAGACAGTGAAATCAGAGACAGCACAAGAGCAAAGGCACGGATATTCATAGGTTCTCCTTCATACAATTTTATTTTGCGCGCAAAGTATATGACCAAGCGTATGCCGCTCCACTTGCAATGTCAATTACTTTGCGTGCAAAATAAACAACCATGAGCACAAGAAATCCCAGCACCAGCAAGCCCCACGTATTGGATCTGGACCGGCAGATCTGTCATTCGCTGTATTCAGCGGCCAATGCCCTGGTTCGAGCCTACAGACCACTGTTGCAACAACTCGACCTGACCTACCCCCAGTACCTCGTGATGCTTAGCCTGTGGCAGCGAGACGGCGTCAGTATTTCCAGCCTCGCAGAGCACACGCGATTTGACGCCGGCACCCTGACCCCAATGCTCAAGCGTTTACAGGACAAGGGACTGATCGATATCCGTGTGGCACAAGAAGATGAGCGGCGCAGGGAAATCAGCGTAACAAACAACGGCCGCACACTGAGAAAAGCCGCGCAAAATATCCCCGAGCAGATCCTTTGTACAGTCGACATGCCCGCGGAGGATGGCCTCCAACTGAAGGCTCTGTGCGAAACCCTTATCGAAAAACTGGGAACAGACCCCAATTAATACACCGTGGTCTGCCCTCTTTTCCTAATAAAATCAGCCAGGAGTAAAAGTATGATAAAAGTGTACGGCGTGCACATATCGCCCTTTGGCCGCAAGGTGCTGATTGCCCTGGATTACAAAGACACCCCCTAATGATCATCCTCAAAGACATCGAATTACGTCGCGGGAGCAAACTGTTGCTCGGCGGCGCCAACGCCACCATTCAACCGGGCCAGCGGCTCGCCCTGATCGGCGCCAATGGCAGCGGAAAATCCAGCCTGTTCGCCTTTCTACTGGGCGACCTGCACCAGGATCAGGGTGACGTAGAGGGCATTGCCACCCTGCGGCTTGCGCACATGGCCCAGGAAGTCCACGCCACCGACCTGCCTGCAGGTGAATATGTGTGGCGCGGCGACGCCAATCTGGCGGAACTGCTGGACCGCCTGGCTGCGCTTGAGGCGCAGGGGGACTACACCGCAGCGGCGCCCATCCATACGGAACTGGAAACCATGGATGGCTATAGCGCCGAGCGCCGCACTCGCCTGCTCCTCCAGGGGCTCGGCTTTGCCGAGGATGCCTATGAACGCCCGGTGAGCGATTTCTCCGGTGGCTGGCGTATCCGCCTCAACCTGGCCCGGGCGCTAATGACCCCCTCGGACCTGCTACTACTCGACGAGCCCACCAACCACCTGGACCTGGATGCGACCATCTGGCTGCAACAGTGGTTGCAACAGTACCCGGGTACGCTGCTGATGATCTCGCATGACCGCGACTTCATCGACGCCACCTGTGAGCGCATCCTGCACATCGAGCAACAGCAGTTGTCCAGCTACAAGGGCAACTATTCCCAGTTCGAGTCGCAGCGCGCCGAACGCCTGGCCAATCAACAAGCGAGTTACGAGAAGCAACAGCGCCGTATCACAGAAATCGATGCTTTCGTGGCTCGCTTCCGCTACAAGGCCACCAAGGCCAAGCAGGCCCAGAGCAGGCTTAAAGAACTGGAGCGCATGCAGACCGTGGCGCCAGCCCACGCCGATTCGCCGTTTGATTTCAGCTTCCCCTCACCCGACAAAACCAGCGACCCGCTGTTGCGCCTGGACGAGGCCAGCCTCGGTTATGGCGACACCCGGATTCTCAATTCGGTAGAACTGGAACTGCGCCCGGGCAGCCGCTTCGGCCTGCTGGGCCGCAATGGGGCAGGCAAATCCACCCTGCTCAAGACCCTGGTGGGTGAACTTCCCTTACTCACGGGCCAACGCAGTGCCGGCGAACACCTGCATATCGGTTACTTCGACCAGCAGCAGCTCGAAGTCCTGGACATGGAGGCGAGCCCCGCCCAGCATATCCAACGTATGAGCCCGGGCGTGCGCGAGCAGGAAATTCTGAACTTCCTCGGCGGCTTCAACTTTCGCGGCGATGCCGCCACCAGCGCAGTAGCGCCCTTCTCCGGCGGCGAGAAAGCACGCCTGGCGCTGGCGATGGTAGTGTGGCAAAAACCCAATCTATTGGTCCTGGACGAACCCACCAACCACCTGGACCTGGAAATGCGCCACGCCATGGAAGTGGCCCTGCAGGCCTATGAAGGTGCCCTGGTACTGGTAAGTCACGATCGCCACATGCTGCGGAACACCGTGGAAGAACTGCTGTTGGTTCACGATGGACGGGTTGAGGAGTACCGGGATGACCTGGAGGGTTACGAGAAATGGATTCTGGCACAACTGCGGGACGACAAACCGCCAGCTCAGCCAACTGCGAACACTGAACCCTCGGCGAAAGCGAAGCGCAAACAGGCGGCTGCGCAACGGGAGAGACTGCGGCCCTTGAAAAAGCGGCTGGATAAAGTCGAGAAGGATATGGCAGCGGTTGAGAGCCAACTCGAGACACTCCAGCAACAACTCGCTGACGCTACGATCTACGAAATTGAGCGCAAGGACGATCTGTCTGCGCTGCTGCTACAGGAATCAGAGCTCAAACCGCGGGCTGAGACGCTGGAAGCTGAGTGGCTAGAGTTACAGGAAGAACTCGAGGCGCTCGAGGCAGGCTAGCTATCCCGCCCCTTCAATTTCCCCGATTCCGACAGGGTGCGCTTGTAAAACTTTCCCAGCGCCTTGTCTGCCGACCGTCGTTCGGCCAGGCTCGCGCTGTTGAACGCATCCTCCCGGCGCAGCTTGAGATAGCTCTCCAGCCTTCGCTCGTCCAGTTCGCCGCGCTCAATAGCACGCCGCACCTCACAGCCGGGTTCGGACTGGTGCAGGCAGTCGGAGAACCGGCATTGACGCGCGAGTTCTGCAATCTCGGCAAACGTCGTGTCGATACCACTCTCGCTATTGGCCAGCTGAATCTCGCGCATGCCGGGAGTGTCCAGCATCAGGCCACCTTGCTCCAGGGGCAGCAGGGACCGACTGGTAGTGGTGTGACGACCCTTGCTGTCATCGTCGCGAATTGCTCCGGTCAGCTGGCGCTCCTTGCCGGCCAGGGTATTGATCAATGTTGACTTACCCACCCCCGAAGAGCCGAGCACGGCTATCGTCGCCCCCTCAGCCATCCAGGGTGCCAGGGCCGCAAGGCTCTCCTTGCTCAGGCCATTCACGGATTCAACCATCACCCCCGGGTTCGCCTGCTGAACCTCGCGCACCCACTGGGTGGGATCCTCCACCAGATCGGCCTTGCTCAACACCAGCACCGGTTCCGCCCCGGCCTCGTTCACGAGCGCCAGATAACGTTCAATACGATTGAGGTTGAAGTCATCATTAATGGAACAGACGATGAATGCCGTATCCACATTAGCCGCGATGAGTTGCGAGCGTACTTCAGTGCCTGCGGCTTTACGTTGAAACAGCGTCTTGCGCTCCAGGAGACGCTGAAAAACCTGCGCCTCATCCAGCAACAACCAGTCGCCGACCACCATTTTCGGCATTGCATGTTGCAGCGGAATAACTGTCTCACCCTGTTCACTGAGCACGCGCATTTCGCTGCGATGGTATTCGAGCACCCGTGCGGGTACAGCACTATCCCATTCATCGAGCGTCAGTTGTTGCTGAAAAAATGGCTGCCAGCCAAGGCTGGCTAGTGGCACCAGGTCACTCATAGATTTATCCATTTGAGTTTCTCCTCACGGCTCAGCTTCTTGATTGCTGCCTCGCGCCGTTGAGCCGCCCCGCGATCAGCTTCGGCACCAGACCAAAGCAATCGAACAGGCCTTCGCCCACGCGTATATTTCGGGCCGCCCACGAGTTCGCCGTTATGCTGGCGCAGGCGCCGCTCGAGATCCCTTGCTATCCCGGTATAGAGCGTGCCGTCAGCACACTCCAGGATATACACCTGCCAGTTCAAAGCAGCGCAGCCACTAACCGCCGCGATTAAAGCGATGATATCGCTCTACGAACTTCAGCAGGCCCTCTGGCTTGCGCGCCTTGCGCCACTCGCCGGCGAGGAACTTGTTGCCCTCAGACAGGGTGGGATAAATATGAATGGTGCCGAGGATTTTGTTCAGCCCCAACCCATGCTTCATTGCCAGCACGAACTCGTTGATCAACTCCGCCGCGTGGTAGCCCACAATAGTCGCACCCAATATCCGATCGCTACCCGGTCTGGTCAGTACTTTCACAAATCCTCTCGCTTCGCCATCGGCTATCGCCCGGTCAAGATCATCGAGATCGTAGCGGCTCACTTCATAGGGAACGCCCTGCGCCTTCGCATCGGTTTCATTCAGCCCGACCCGCGCCACTTCGGGATCGACAAACGTGGCCCAGGGCACCACTGAGTAGTCCACGCGGAATTTACGGAACCGTCCAAACAACGCGTTCACAGCGGCATACCAGGCCTGGTGACTCGCCATATGAGTAAACAAATAGGGGCCAGCGACATCACCGGCCGCGTAGACTGACGGCACCGCGGTACGCAGGAAGTCGTCTACCTGAAGATGACCCGCGGGATTGAGCTCCACACCCAGCTCCTGCAGGCCCAGGCCCTCAACATTGGGGCTGCGCCCAACGGCCAGCAACACAGTATCGAAGGCGACAGTGGCGCCACTGGCGAGCCGGCACAAACCGGCTTCAAAGGCCACCGGAGAATCACCGAGATGCAATGATATTCCTTCGCTGGTAAACGAGGCCTCGACGACGTCCGAGACCTCCGGGTCCTCGCGCGGCAACAAGCGCTGCCCACGGGTAGCAATACTCACCGCAGAACCCAGTCGGGCAAAAGCCTGCGCGAGTTCACAGCCAATCGGCCCGCCACCGAGCACCAGCAAGCGAGGTGGAAGCTCTTCGATCTCCCAGATCGTATCTGAGGTGAGATAAGGCACCCCGTCGAGTCCGGGAATATCAGGTATCTGCGGCCGACCACCAGTCGCGATAACAATGTGACGGGCGGTAATCCTCTCACCATTCACTTCGACTTCCCACGGCGAGACCACATTCGCCTGCCCCTGCACGCAGTCAACCCCCAGGCCGGTGAAGCGCTCCACGGAATCGTGCGGCTCGATAGTGGCGATCACTTTGCGGACCCTCGCCATCACCTCGGGAAAGCGCACCTGCACATCCACAGGCGCCAGGCCGAACTCCGCGGCGCGGTTCGCGTAATGGGCAATGCGCGAGGAGCGAATAATTGCCTTGCTAGGTACACATCCCGTATTGAGGCAGTCGCCACCCATACGATCCCGCTCAATAAGAGTGACCTTGGCGCGCACTGTCGCGGCAATAAGCGCGGTGACCAGCCCGGCAGACCCGGCACCAATCACCACCATGTTGGTATCAAATGCTGTCGGACGATCCCAACGTGCCAGCGCCCTGCGATGCTGCAGGGCATTGAGCAGCAGGCGCGCCAGCAAGGGAAATACGCCCAGCAACACAAAAGACACTAGCAAGGGGGCCGAGACAATGCCCGCCAGCGAGTCCAGCTGGCCCAGCTGGGTTCCCGCATTCACATACACCGCAGTGGCGGGCAACATGCCCAATTGCGACACCCAGTAGTATCGCCAGGTGCCGATCGGCAATAAGCCCATCGCCAGATTAATGACAAAAAACGGGAACAGTGGCACCAGACGCAGGCCGAACAGGTAGAACGCGCCATCTTTGGCAAAGCCTTCATTCACCGGCCGCAATTGCTTGGCGAAGCGCTGCTGCACCCAGTCGCGCAGCAATGTGCGTGAAATCAGGAAGGCTACCGTGGCACCAATACTGCTGCCGAAAGACACCAGTACCAGCGCATACCAGAAGCCGAAGAGAGCACCTCCGGCCAGCGTCATCACCGCCGCACCGGGAATGGAGAGCCCCGTCACCACCACATACAAGGCCAGGTAGAGAACACCCGCCAACAGCGGGTTGGCGCTGTACCAGTCGCGTAAATCGCCCATTTTGCCCTGCACCCAGGACAGTTGAAGATACTGGCCGAGGTCGAGACCAAACCAGGCGATAAGCGCCGCGACAATTATGCCCAGCAACAGTTGTTTTTTATTCAAAACGCCCCCATAGAGTTCGCAAGAGTTCGTCATCAGACGCCATGTCTGTTTATAACACAGGGCAATTAGAGCATTCCTAAAAACTCTGGATGCGCTGCTTGTGCCGCCCCGGGTGGCTGGCTATGATGACCGACGTCAACACTACGCGGGAGATGCCCCCGCAGATCAACCGGAGAGCACAATGTCAGACCAGATCGTACACGTTACCGACGCATCTTTTGATGCCGAAGTCCTTAATTCCGATATCCCCGTATTGGTGGATTTCTGGGCCGAATGGTGTGGCCCCTGCAAAATGATCGCCCCGGTACTGGACGAGATTGCATCCGAATACGAAGGCAAGCTGAAAATCGCCAAGGTCGACGTGGACGCGAATCCCGAGATTCCGCCCAAGTTCGGCATCCGCGGCATTCCTACCCTGATCGTCTTCAAAGGCGGCAATGCCGAAGCGACCAAAGTAGGCGCATTGTCCAAGTCCCAGTTAACTGAATTCATCCAGGAAGTGGTCTAAATCACACTGATTTGACCCGCGTCATTGTTCCGGCCACTCTGGGTATGGCTTGATTGTTTTTTTCAGAGCAATTAAAACAGGAGTCCCCAGGTGGTCGAGCAACATCTCAATCCCGTACCCAGCAACAAGCCCAAGATAGCCGAAATCAACACTCAGGCAATATCAACGCCTGAGCTTCGGCCCGAACTCGAGGGCACCCTGAATACAGCCGACGACATCCGCGAGTTGTTTACCAGCGGGGTATACCCCTACGTCTCTAAAATGAGCCGCGACGAGTACGAGTCGACCAAGCGCCTGCTGCAGGTCGAACTCCTGAAAGTACAGCGTTGGGTCAAGGAATCCGGCCAGAAAATCGTCGTCCTGTTCGAAGGTCGCGACGCGGCGGGCAAGGGGGGCACCATCAAGCGTTTCATGGAACACCTCAATCCTCGCGGCGCCCGCGTGGTGGCGCTGGAAAAACCCACTGAGCTGGAAAAGGGGCAATGGTATTTCCAGCGCTACATCAAACACCTCCCCAGTAATGGGGAAATCGTGCTGTTCGACCGCAGCTGGTATAACCGCGCTGGTGTCGAGCGGGTAATGGAATTTTGCACACCGGAGGAATACCTCGAATTCATGCGCCAGACTCCGGAGATGGAGCAAATGATGGTGCGCAGCGGCGTCAAGTTATTCAAGTACTGGTTCTCTGTGACCCAGGAAGAACAACATGCACGCTTCGATAAACGCCGCAATGACCCGCTAAAACAGTGGAAGCTGTCTCCCATTGATGAGGCCTCCCTCGACAAATGGGACGAATACACAGAAGCCAAGGAGGCCATGTTCTTTTACACCGACACAGCCGACGCACCCTGGGCTATCGTGAAGTCCTCCGACAAGAAGCGCGCCAGGCTGGCCTGTATGCAGCACTTCCTCAGCTGCCTGGATTACCCCGAGAAGAACCATGACGTGGTGAAGATCGACCCACTGATCGTCGGCCAGAGCTCCCACGTGATTGGCAAGTCCAGACACATACTCGGGCCGTCACTGAGTTCGTGGTAAGCAGTTCGGTGATATGCGCGGCCACGGTCGCGCATATCCGCCCTCAGCGCAGCTAAAGTCGCGTCCACAAAAGAAAAAATAGGTGTAGACGCCCCCTACCACCCGTGCTACCTTTTGATCTGTCGCACGTTCCTGTGCAGCAATAATAACTCTGCTATTCAACGTTTAGATCCATTCGGCCGGCATGTGCCGCGCGTATTCGTTTAATTCCTATTCCTTTCACGCCCCAATAACGCCCCTAGTTTATGAATCTTACTGATCTGAAGAACAAACCTACCCAAGTACTCATCGATCTCGCTAAAGAGATGGGCATCGAGAACATGGCCCGCTCTCGCAAGCAGGACATTATTTTCGCGATCCTCAAGCGCCACGCCAAAAGTGGCGAAGATATCTATGGTGACGGAGTACTGGAAATCCTGCAGGACGGCTTCGGCTTCCTGCGCAGCGCAGACAGCTCCTATCTGGCAGGGCCCGACGACATCTACGTGTCGCCCAGCCAGATTCGCCGCTTCAACCTGCGTACCGGCGACACGATTTCGGGCAAGATTCGCCCGCCGAAAGACTCAGAGCGCTACTTCGCGCTACTGAAAGTCGGCGAGGTTAACTTCAGTAAACCTGAACAATCCAAGAACAAGATCCTGTTCGAGAACCTGACGCCGCTGTTCCCGGATGAGCGCCTGACGCTGGAAAAAGGTAACGGCAGCTCCGAGGATCTCACCGGCCGTATCATCGACCTGGTGGCGCCCATCGGCAAAGGCCAGCGCGGCCTGCTGGTTGCGCCTCCCAAGGCCGGTAAGACCATCATGATGCAGAACATCGCCCAGGCGGTGATCAGTAACAATCCCGAGTGCGACATCATCGTCCTGTTGATCGATGAGCGCCCCGAGGAAGTCACTGAGATGCAGCGATCTGTAGGCGCACGAGGCGCCGAAGTTGTCGCATCAACCTTCGACGAGCCCCCCTCGCGCCATGTACAGGTTGCCGACATGGTGATCGAGAAGGCCAAACGCCTGGTCGAGCACAAGCGCGACGTCATCATCCTGCTCGACTCCATCACTCGCCTGGCCCGCGCCTACAACACCGTCATCCCCTCCTCCGGTAAAGTACTGACCGGTGGTGTTGACGCCCACGCACTGGAGCGCCCCAAACGCTTCTTCGGTGCGGCCCGTAACATCGAGGAAGGTGGCAGCCTCTCCATCATCGCCACCGCTCTGATCAACACTGGCTCCAAGATGGACGAAGTGATCTACGAGGAATTCAAGGGCACCGGCAACATGGAACTGCACCTGGACCGCAAAGTGGCAGAGAAGCGGGTTTATCCTGCGATCAACATCCGCTCCTCAGGTACTCGCCGCGAAGAGTTGCTCACCGGCGAAGAGGAACTGGCGCGCATGTGGATTCTGCGCAAACTGCTGCACGGCATGGAAGACACACCTGCCATTGAGTTCCTCATCGACAAGCTCAAGGACACCAAGACAAATGATGAGTTCTTTATGTCCATGAAGCGTAAATAAACGTATAAACGCTCGTGAAATACAGAGACCTCCGCGAATTCATCGCCGAGCTGGAACAGCGAGGCGATCTTGTTC includes the following:
- a CDS encoding ACP phosphodiesterase is translated as MNHLAHFHLAWPDDSLIAGGLEGDYLKGPLPQALDPGLRNGVHLHRLIDAYTDSHPTLAALRGEFPPELRRYAGILTDLAFDHFLTQHWLRYTDIELNDFTRLTYRSLEAHTAALSPGAQRMVQRMVRYDILGAYGDWEAVPASARRVGERFRRGNPLTATDSTLAAIRPQMEAAFLDFYPELLAYADEQKASLG
- a CDS encoding sigma D regulator encodes the protein MPQSSQDPVVQFETVEDILTRWLRERREVLGKYTEIAVALDGVLGPDGVTERQTALCEILVDYVSVGHFEVFHELLAEAESFDDGSISLAQRVMPAIADTTEVIMAYDDKYGEGSGGEKKLKRDLSALGEALEARFALEDQLIAGLHNSHRRQ
- a CDS encoding FKBP-type peptidyl-prolyl cis-trans isomerase; amino-acid sequence: MKKYALPLALVGAVTLQACNQQSADTDSAAAAAPAAEVALEGTEQRLSYGMAYGLGKRMSMDAMPLDVDAFVAGFRDGISGTAGRMSEEEIAAEMQAFQERMMAEQQAAQASLGEANLAAAVAFLEENKAREGVVVTESGLQYEVLEAGEGPKPSLEDTVEVHYTGTLVDGTEFDSSHKRGETVTFGVGQVIAGWTEALQLMPVGSKYKLYIPPELGYGAGGAGQMIGPNAALVFEVELISVPSQAAAE
- a CDS encoding MarR family winged helix-turn-helix transcriptional regulator, yielding MSTRNPSTSKPHVLDLDRQICHSLYSAANALVRAYRPLLQQLDLTYPQYLVMLSLWQRDGVSISSLAEHTRFDAGTLTPMLKRLQDKGLIDIRVAQEDERRREISVTNNGRTLRKAAQNIPEQILCTVDMPAEDGLQLKALCETLIEKLGTDPN
- a CDS encoding ABC-F family ATP-binding cassette domain-containing protein yields the protein MIILKDIELRRGSKLLLGGANATIQPGQRLALIGANGSGKSSLFAFLLGDLHQDQGDVEGIATLRLAHMAQEVHATDLPAGEYVWRGDANLAELLDRLAALEAQGDYTAAAPIHTELETMDGYSAERRTRLLLQGLGFAEDAYERPVSDFSGGWRIRLNLARALMTPSDLLLLDEPTNHLDLDATIWLQQWLQQYPGTLLMISHDRDFIDATCERILHIEQQQLSSYKGNYSQFESQRAERLANQQASYEKQQRRITEIDAFVARFRYKATKAKQAQSRLKELERMQTVAPAHADSPFDFSFPSPDKTSDPLLRLDEASLGYGDTRILNSVELELRPGSRFGLLGRNGAGKSTLLKTLVGELPLLTGQRSAGEHLHIGYFDQQQLEVLDMEASPAQHIQRMSPGVREQEILNFLGGFNFRGDAATSAVAPFSGGEKARLALAMVVWQKPNLLVLDEPTNHLDLEMRHAMEVALQAYEGALVLVSHDRHMLRNTVEELLLVHDGRVEEYRDDLEGYEKWILAQLRDDKPPAQPTANTEPSAKAKRKQAAAQRERLRPLKKRLDKVEKDMAAVESQLETLQQQLADATIYEIERKDDLSALLLQESELKPRAETLEAEWLELQEELEALEAG
- the rsgA gene encoding ribosome small subunit-dependent GTPase A; its protein translation is MDKSMSDLVPLASLGWQPFFQQQLTLDEWDSAVPARVLEYHRSEMRVLSEQGETVIPLQHAMPKMVVGDWLLLDEAQVFQRLLERKTLFQRKAAGTEVRSQLIAANVDTAFIVCSINDDFNLNRIERYLALVNEAGAEPVLVLSKADLVEDPTQWVREVQQANPGVMVESVNGLSKESLAALAPWMAEGATIAVLGSSGVGKSTLINTLAGKERQLTGAIRDDDSKGRHTTTSRSLLPLEQGGLMLDTPGMREIQLANSESGIDTTFAEIAELARQCRFSDCLHQSEPGCEVRRAIERGELDERRLESYLKLRREDAFNSASLAERRSADKALGKFYKRTLSESGKLKGRDS
- a CDS encoding GIY-YIG nuclease family protein — encoded protein: MYILECADGTLYTGIARDLERRLRQHNGELVGGPKYTRGRRPVRLLWSGAEADRGAAQRREAAIKKLSREEKLKWINL
- a CDS encoding FAD-dependent oxidoreductase; its protein translation is MNKKQLLLGIIVAALIAWFGLDLGQYLQLSWVQGKMGDLRDWYSANPLLAGVLYLALYVVVTGLSIPGAAVMTLAGGALFGFWYALVLVSFGSSIGATVAFLISRTLLRDWVQQRFAKQLRPVNEGFAKDGAFYLFGLRLVPLFPFFVINLAMGLLPIGTWRYYWVSQLGMLPATAVYVNAGTQLGQLDSLAGIVSAPLLVSFVLLGVFPLLARLLLNALQHRRALARWDRPTAFDTNMVVIGAGSAGLVTALIAATVRAKVTLIERDRMGGDCLNTGCVPSKAIIRSSRIAHYANRAAEFGLAPVDVQVRFPEVMARVRKVIATIEPHDSVERFTGLGVDCVQGQANVVSPWEVEVNGERITARHIVIATGGRPQIPDIPGLDGVPYLTSDTIWEIEELPPRLLVLGGGPIGCELAQAFARLGSAVSIATRGQRLLPREDPEVSDVVEASFTSEGISLHLGDSPVAFEAGLCRLASGATVAFDTVLLAVGRSPNVEGLGLQELGVELNPAGHLQVDDFLRTAVPSVYAAGDVAGPYLFTHMASHQAWYAAVNALFGRFRKFRVDYSVVPWATFVDPEVARVGLNETDAKAQGVPYEVSRYDLDDLDRAIADGEARGFVKVLTRPGSDRILGATIVGYHAAELINEFVLAMKHGLGLNKILGTIHIYPTLSEGNKFLAGEWRKARKPEGLLKFVERYHRFNRGG
- the trxA gene encoding thioredoxin TrxA, which produces MSDQIVHVTDASFDAEVLNSDIPVLVDFWAEWCGPCKMIAPVLDEIASEYEGKLKIAKVDVDANPEIPPKFGIRGIPTLIVFKGGNAEATKVGALSKSQLTEFIQEVV
- the ppk2 gene encoding polyphosphate kinase 2 → MVEQHLNPVPSNKPKIAEINTQAISTPELRPELEGTLNTADDIRELFTSGVYPYVSKMSRDEYESTKRLLQVELLKVQRWVKESGQKIVVLFEGRDAAGKGGTIKRFMEHLNPRGARVVALEKPTELEKGQWYFQRYIKHLPSNGEIVLFDRSWYNRAGVERVMEFCTPEEYLEFMRQTPEMEQMMVRSGVKLFKYWFSVTQEEQHARFDKRRNDPLKQWKLSPIDEASLDKWDEYTEAKEAMFFYTDTADAPWAIVKSSDKKRARLACMQHFLSCLDYPEKNHDVVKIDPLIVGQSSHVIGKSRHILGPSLSSW
- the rho gene encoding transcription termination factor Rho, which translates into the protein MNLTDLKNKPTQVLIDLAKEMGIENMARSRKQDIIFAILKRHAKSGEDIYGDGVLEILQDGFGFLRSADSSYLAGPDDIYVSPSQIRRFNLRTGDTISGKIRPPKDSERYFALLKVGEVNFSKPEQSKNKILFENLTPLFPDERLTLEKGNGSSEDLTGRIIDLVAPIGKGQRGLLVAPPKAGKTIMMQNIAQAVISNNPECDIIVLLIDERPEEVTEMQRSVGARGAEVVASTFDEPPSRHVQVADMVIEKAKRLVEHKRDVIILLDSITRLARAYNTVIPSSGKVLTGGVDAHALERPKRFFGAARNIEEGGSLSIIATALINTGSKMDEVIYEEFKGTGNMELHLDRKVAEKRVYPAINIRSSGTRREELLTGEEELARMWILRKLLHGMEDTPAIEFLIDKLKDTKTNDEFFMSMKRK